TCGAGGTTAAGGCTCGACGAGCTGATAATGGTCGGctcaaagaagaaaattcaataataaaggAGGATCAAAACCAGCTTGAGGAGAGACTTGCTGAGGTTTTGAGACAGGTCAGAGAAGTTCAGGTTGTGAGGGATGTCAAGAGGGCGGTGGCCAAGGATGCCTGCTCACCTTAGGTGGTGGTCAAGGAAAGGAGGAAGTTTTTCAAAGATAAGTTTAGGAAGGGTTGAGCTTCAACTGTGGGAAGACGATGACCGAGCCCGTAAATACGAAAAGTAATTGTCGTATATCTCCTGGACACGAGACAATGCTTTGTTAGATATGATTACTTTCAGCTTTAAGACCTTTCGAGCTTGCACCCAGGATCCTTTGTGGACCTCAATACGGTGGAGGCCGATGATCTTCCCTTTATTGATGAAGCCCTGGAATGAATTATCTCACCCGGGCAGGAGCAAATGCCAGATGCCAAGGGGATCTTTGAGTTTGGCTATTCACCCAAAGATAAAGACTAGTCCTCGAGCCACAGTCAAGCCGCGGAACCCCCAGGTCCCACAAATGCTCTTGTTGCTGTCGAGGCCCCTTAGCCAGCTGACCCAAAGGGGGACCAATTGTAAATTTCATTGGTTGTATATCTCATAGATATTAATGAAAGACCTTTTCTTGCAAATAGATAATTGTTCATACAATCTGTATTCTTATATGCAATTAGATGGTAGCTAAGAAAAATAGTAATCGTCTTATAACCAATTTTAGGTTCCCGATGTTTACTTTGTAACCATCTTTTAAAGCCACTTAAAGTTGAGATCTTTGATTTCTTTAACTCACTTTAGAATACCTGTCCAAGGGTTTAGCTAAGAAAGCTCTCTCCTCTTACCTCATTTTTGGAATATCAGTCTGAGGATTTAGTTGAGAGGATTTCCTTTTAACTACCCTCGGAATACCTGTCCGAGGGGTTAGCTATGAGGCAAGGTAGTCTCTTCTACTATTTCCTCTAACTACCTTTGGAAACTAGTCCGAGAGGTTAGTTAAGAGGTttgttatagtctcttcgactgtttCCTCTAACTACCTTCGGAAACGTGTCCAAGAGGTGCATTaagaggtgagttatagtcaCTTCGACTATTTCCTCTAACTACCCTCGAAAACCTATCCAAGAGCTGTGTTAAgagtgagttatagtctcttcgactatGTCCTCTAACTACCTTCGGAAACCTGCCCGAGAGGTGCATTaagaggtgagttatagtctcttcgactgtttCCTCTAACTACCTTCGGAAACGTGTCCGAGAGGTGCGTGaagaggtgagttatagtctcttcaaCTATTTCCTCTAACTACCTTCGGAAACCTGTCCAAGAGGTGCGTTAaaaggtgagttatagtctcttcgattGTGTCTTCTAACTACCTTCGAAAACCTGTCCGAGAGGTGCGTTAAGacgtgagttatagtctctccGAATGTGTCCTCTAACTACCTTCGGAAACCTATCCGAGAGGTGCGTTAAGAgctgagttatagtctcttcggcTGTGTCCTCTAACTACCTTCGGAAACCTGCCCGAGAGGTTAGTTTAAGAGGATGAGTTATCTGTACCAAGGCTTTGAATGTCATTGTAACTTCAGGAGATTTTTATTTGATGGCATTAAACTtataaaagaaacaagaaaaagacaaaaataaatctCCCTTGCGAACTACAACAAATTagacaaaatactttttaagatgCTCGGTGTTCCATGGCCTGGGCAGTGGCTTTCCTTCAAGGTCCTTGAGGTAGTATGCTCCCGCTCTTTGGCTCTCGATCACCTTgtaaggtccttcccaattgGGAGCTAACTTGCCCTCCGTTGGATCTTTGGTGGCGATGGTCACTTTTCGCAAGACCAGatctccaactttgaagctTCGATGCTTGACCTTCTTGTTGAAATACCGAGCTACTCTTTCTTGGTCTGCTGACATGGATACTTGGGCTTGATCTCGTTTCTCCTTTAGCAGATCCTGATGCAACTGCAAACCTTCATCATTAGTCTCAGGCCGACAGGCTTCTACTTGGAAACTGCCCGAGCCCACTTCGGTAGGTATAACCGCCTCGGTTCTGAAAGCCAAAGCATAGGGAGTCTCCTTAGTTGGAGTTCTTCTCATAGTCCGATAAGCCCATAGAATCTCTGGAAGATCTTCCGCCCAATCTACTTTTCGATCACCAAGTTTCTTCTTTAAAAGTTTGAAGATTGACTTGTTAGTGATTTCAACTTGCCCGTTTGCCTGAGGATGCCCAGGGGACGAGAAGTAATTCCTTATATGTAGTTTGACACACCATTCTCTGAATGAATCGCAGTCAAATTGCTTTCCATTGTCCGTGACAAATGCGTGTGGAATGCCATATCGGCAGATGACATTCTTCCATAAAAACTTCTCTATACTCTTAGCCGTTATATTCACTAGGGCTTCCACTTCTAcccattttatgaaaaaatccACAGCTACTACTGCAAACCGAACATCCCCCTTTCCACGAGGTAGtggtcctactatatctaccccccattgcgAGAAGGTCCATGGTGAGGAGACTGAGCTTAATTCCTCTGGGGGTTGCTTGGTAATGTTAACGAAACGTTGGCATTTGTCGCAATTTCTGGCCATCTCTACCGAGTCCCTGGTCATGTTAGGCCAATTGAAGCCTACTCAAACTGCCTTATGTGCCAACATTCTTGCGCCTGAATGACTTCCACAAATACCTTCATGAATCTCACGAAGTATATAATTACCTTTTTccatttaccatggtaaatcTAGCAGTTTTTTTCCTTAGCTGGATAGTCGACTTCTTTCTTGATGGGATAATTCCTCTCTTTAGATACTCCACCACTTCCTTCTGCCAATTCGGTACCGCCTCTGCTGTTTAGACCAAGACTGCCTCGGTTATGGTAGGTCGGGATAGGGTTTGGACTGGCTCTTCCGATTCTCCCATAGACTCCTCGGTTGATGCTATCCGAGAAAGGTGGTCTGCTCTTTCGTTTTCTTCCCTTGGGATTTTTACAATATGAAACTTCTTGAAACAATTCTGTAAGTCTTGTACCTTTGACAAGTATAGCTTCATTTTCTCACCTTTGACTTCGAATTCTCCTTGGATATGCTCGACAATTACTTGAGAATCGCTTCATAGCTCAATGAACTGGGCTCCCAGCTCTTGAGCCAAGTTGAGTCCAGCTATTATCGCCTCGTATTCAGCTTCATTGTTGGTAGTTCTAAACTCCAACCTTATAGAACTGCACAACTCTTCTCCTTCTGGGGTGATTAGTATTACCCTAGCTCCACCATGTCTTCTTGTGGATGACCCACCCATATAAACTACCTAAGTTTCATCCCTCGGCCATTGTTCTGTATTTGGCAGATTAGTAAATTCTGCCAGAAAGTCTGCTAATGCCTGACCCATGATGGAGTTTCGAGGAAGGAATTCGGTATCCAACTCTCCAAGTTCAATTGCCCAGTTGGCCAGTATGCCGGATAAGTCTAGCTTGCGAAACACCTTTCTAAGAGGGTATTCAGTGAGAACCCTTATCGTGTGAGCTTGGAAGTATGGCCTGAGTTTCCTTGACGCTATGGTAAGAGCGAAGGCATGCTTTCCATTTGGGGGTATCTCTCCTCGGCCCCTTTCAATGTTCGGCTGACAAAGTATACAGGCTTCTGCACCCCCTCTCTTCTCGTATAAGGGCTGCACTCACTGCTGTTAAAGAGACAGCTAAGTATAAATACAATACTTCTCCTGGGATTGTCCGACTTAGCAAAGGTGGGTTGACTAAATACTTCTTTAGCTCCCCAAAAGCTTCTTCGTACACCTCAGACCACTCAAAGGCCTTTCTGAGGATTTTAAAGAATGACAGACACTTATCGGTTGACCTAAAAATGAATCGGTTGAGTGCTGCTATCCTACCCATTAGTTGTTAGAGGTTCTTCGTATTCCTTGGAGACTGCATATCCAAAACCGCCTGGATCTTTTCTGGATTAGCCTCAATTCCTCGGTTTGACACCATGTAGCCGAGGAACTTTCCTAAAGATACCCCAAATGTGCGCTTTGCCGGATTTAGCTTCATTCTGTATCTCTTCAATGTCTCAAATGTCTCTTGCAGATCAACCGTGTGGTATTGTGGTAACACACtcttgactagcatgtcatccATGTAAACCTCCATATTTCGCCCGAGTTGCTCTCGGAACATCTTATTTACTAGTCTCTGGTATGTTGCCCTTGCGTTCTTCAGACCGAAAGGCATGACCTTATAACAGTACAGGCCTCGGTCGGTAATAAACGCAGTCTTCTGTCTGTCTTCTGGGTGCATGTAGATCTGGTTGTAACCAGAAAAGACATCCATAAAACTGAGCAAACCATACCCAGATGTTGAATTGACCAGTGCATCGATGCAGGGCAGAGGAAAGCTATCTTTCGAACAATCTCTGTTAAGGTCGGTGAAGTCTATACACATTCGCCACTTcccattggattttttaacCAATACTACATTGGCTAACCAATCGGGATAGTGTACTTCTTCAATAAACCGAGCTCTAAGCAGCTTCTCCACCTCCTCGGCTATCACCATGTTTCGCTCATGAGCaaatttccttctcttttgcttCACCGATTTCATACTTGGATCCACATTGAGCTGGTGAAGTATTTCATTAGGGCTAATGCCAGACATATCTTCGTGCGTCCACGCAAAAACCTCcaaattctttttcaaaaaagtgACGAGGCCTTCTCGGACCTTCGAGGAGAGTTGAGATCTGACCTTCACAACTTTGCCGCTTGCTACCATCTCATCCTCTAGCGTCTCGGCAGGCTCGCCCTTCGGTTAGCCTTCCTTTTTGCTCCGCACGGTGCTAACCGTCAAAGGTATGGCTTCCGAAGGCTTCTTCAGGGAAGTGATGTAACACTTCCTTGCTACAATCAGGTCACCTTTGACCTCTCCGACTCCTTCTTCAGTCGAGAACTTCATCTTCAAGTGATAGGTTGAAGTTACAACCTTCAACTTATTCAAGGCTAGCCAACCGATTATTACGTTGTAGGCAGATGGTCGGTCGACTACCAAGAAGTCTACCATGATAATTGACTGCCTGGGAGCTGTTTCTACTGTCACAGGAAGTAAGATAATTCCAATTGGTTGGACCTACTCTCCCACAAATCCAACTAAAGGAGAACCAAATGGTTTGATCCTACTATGATCAATACCCATCTGTTTGAAAACTGGCCAATAGAGAATATCAGTCGAGCTCCCATTGTCTACTAAGATCCGATAGAGCACATGGTTGGCCACGGTCACTGTTACCACCAACGCGTCGTCATGGGGCATCATTACTCCCTTCGCATCTTCTTCGGAGAATGATAAGACCATGGGCTCTCGCTTTAAGGTCTTGGCAGGTCTTTCAAGAAAGAGAACCTCCTCGGTCTGCACCCTTCTGGCATGGGCTTTTTTGGCTGAGTTAGACTCTCCTCCACCAGCTATACCTCCTGAAATGGTTAGGATTTCTCCTACTACATCATGATTCTGAGGTGGGGGATGTGCATCCCAATTTGGTCTCGGCTCAGCCTGCGGATTATGCACTGGTTCAGTATACCAATCATCTCTCGGACCATTGTCATGTCTTTGCCTCTGCTCTTAGCCTCCGACAACTTCTCGATTTCCCTCGAGCAACAGGGGTTGCAGATGATCCCTTCCTCTGGCCCTCTCGCCTGCCAGGAACCTCACCAATTTACCATTCCTAATGAAGGATTCTATTTCGTGACGAAGAGATACACACTCCTCAGTCAGGTGGCCGACTTCATTATGATAGTGGCAAAACTTGGTGTGGTCTCGTTTCGACGCGGGACCCTTCAGTCTTGTTGGCCATCTGAAGTTAGGGTCTCTCCAGATCTCCATCAACACCTTGGTCATACTGGTGTTCGATGGAATGAACTTGCTAAATTTCCTCAGAGACTCATTCTTTGGTTTGAGGGCTCTCTTATCCTGCTGCTTCGGGTTTCTTTCCTGCTTTTTCCCGGAGCTCATTGGTGCTGCCTTCACACCACTCTTCTCTTGCTGAGTCACCTTCTCTTGGGACTTCATCAGGGCAACAACAATTTCCTCTTGATTGATATACTCTTCCGccttttttagaaaatgaagaagagtCACCATTGTAGATTCCTTCACTAACTCGGCCATTAGTGGCCCTTCGGCTCTCACCCCATGCATAAGAGCGTTGAGTACCTTTTGCTCACTCGGACTCTCTACTGTCAACTTCTCTTTATTAAATCTGAGCATGAAGTTTTTTAGGAACTCATCCTTCCTTTGAACCAGAGAAAGCAGGTAAGCTGGGCTCTTCTTCCTTTTACAAGTAACCAAAAATTGGCTTAGAAAGAGACATCCCAGGGATTTGAAGTTATCCATCGACTTTGTAGAGAGTCTTAAGGACCACTCATTGGCTGCTTCTGCTAGAGTTAACGGAAACGCCCG
This window of the Corylus avellana chromosome ca5, CavTom2PMs-1.0 genome carries:
- the LOC132181637 gene encoding uncharacterized protein LOC132181637, producing the protein MNFPLPDKFKMPHVDKYDGKGDPMEHMESLRAHFIVHGTPDEISCRAFPLTLAEAANEWSLRLSTKSMDNFKSLGCLFLSQFLVTCKRKKSPAYLLSLVQRKDEFLKNFMLRFNKEKLTVESPSEQKVLNALMHGVRAEGPLMAELVKESTMVTLLHFLKKAEEYINQEEIVVALMKSQEKVTQQEKSGVKAAPMSSGKKQERNPKQQDKRALKPKNESLRKFSKFIPSNTSMTKVLMEIWRDPNFRWPTRLKGPASKRDHTKFCHYHNEVGHLTEECVSLRHEIESFIRNGKLVRFLAGERARGRDHLQPLLLEGNREAEPRPNWDAHPPPQNHDVVGEILTISGGIAGGGESNSAKKAHARRVQTEEVLFLERPAKTLKREPMVLSFSEEDAKGVMMPHDDALVVTVTVANHVLYRILVDNGSSTDILYWPVFKQMVETAPRQSIIMVDFLVVDRPSAYNVIIGWLALNKLKVVTSTYHLKMKFSTEEGVGEVKGDLIVARKCYITSLKKPSEAIPLTVSTVRSKKEG